One Priestia aryabhattai genomic window carries:
- a CDS encoding LuxR C-terminal-related transcriptional regulator → MDQTEKLLMGIENILSLASDLVQEVDRLKQFEEECKILKEKIFLKQFTSSEQDVFALALDGHSIVEMQDILFKEESTIKNQRRNILQKLNVSSMK, encoded by the coding sequence GTGGATCAAACTGAAAAATTGTTAATGGGTATCGAAAACATTTTAAGTTTGGCTTCTGATTTAGTACAAGAAGTAGATCGCCTCAAACAGTTTGAGGAAGAATGTAAAATACTCAAAGAGAAAATCTTTTTAAAACAATTTACGTCATCCGAACAAGACGTGTTTGCTCTTGCACTTGATGGTCATTCCATAGTTGAAATGCAGGACATTCTTTTTAAAGAAGAGAGCACAATTAAGAATCAAAGACGCAACATTCTACAAAAATTAAACGTTTCTTCGATGAAATAA